One window of Botrimarina mediterranea genomic DNA carries:
- a CDS encoding GlcG/HbpS family heme-binding protein, which translates to MPSAVGITLKQAQAAVEAALKKSQEIGTLMNVAVVDAGANLVAFAHEDGAWLGSIDISQKKARTARYFDMPTGAIGGLSQPGGSLYNIEHSNGGLITFPGGVPIKNGSGEVIGAIGVSGSTVENDHTVAEAGAAAVK; encoded by the coding sequence ATGCCGTCCGCCGTTGGAATTACGCTCAAGCAGGCCCAGGCCGCTGTTGAGGCTGCGCTGAAGAAGTCGCAAGAGATTGGCACGCTGATGAACGTCGCCGTGGTGGACGCCGGGGCGAACCTCGTCGCGTTCGCTCACGAGGACGGCGCCTGGCTGGGCTCGATCGACATCTCGCAGAAGAAGGCCCGCACGGCCCGCTACTTCGACATGCCCACCGGCGCGATCGGCGGGCTCTCGCAGCCAGGCGGCTCGCTCTACAACATCGAACACTCCAATGGCGGCCTGATCACGTTCCCCGGCGGCGTGCCGATCAAGAACGGTTCGGGCGAGGTGATCGGCGCGATCGGCGTCTCGGGGAGCACCGTCGAGAACGACCACACCGTGGCCGAAGCCGGCGCCGCGGCGGTCAAGTGA
- a CDS encoding Y-family DNA polymerase: MPQVDWLFLDMNAFFASCEQQLHPELRGRPVAVVPAMTDTTCCIAASYEARRYGVKTGTNVGQARRQCPGLVLVHGNHEDYIRLHHQILAAIETVLPIEKVHSIDEVACKLSPPDREVRRAIEVGEGAKRAIYEQVGEHLRCSVGLAPNKMLAKLASDLKKPNGLTVITREELPRRLYSLELQAFAGIGRNMERRLAERGVRTTRQLCALSRNDMIEIWGSCVGAAWWHALRGDDVVEQPTHRRTVGHSHVLPPELRTDEGARGVLVRLLHKAAARLRKMGYVARRIEFGVRYVGHGGVRGGKWQARSTLAQCGDTPTMLKALDTAWRMRGPDDRAATPLKVSLTLWKLEPAATTTLPLFVEDRQASQAARTMDAVNAVFGTGSMYFASMHETRNAAPLRIAFTNIPEIENAREY, from the coding sequence ATGCCACAGGTCGATTGGCTTTTTCTCGACATGAACGCGTTCTTCGCGTCATGCGAACAGCAACTCCACCCCGAGCTGCGCGGCCGCCCCGTGGCGGTCGTGCCGGCAATGACGGACACGACCTGTTGTATCGCCGCCAGCTACGAGGCCCGGCGGTACGGCGTGAAAACGGGCACGAACGTCGGCCAGGCCCGCCGCCAGTGCCCGGGGCTTGTGCTCGTTCATGGCAACCACGAGGACTATATCCGCCTCCACCACCAGATCCTCGCCGCGATCGAGACAGTGCTGCCGATCGAGAAGGTCCACTCGATCGACGAGGTCGCCTGCAAGCTGTCCCCGCCCGACCGCGAGGTGAGACGCGCCATCGAAGTTGGCGAGGGGGCGAAGCGGGCCATCTACGAGCAGGTCGGCGAGCACCTCCGCTGCTCAGTAGGACTTGCACCGAACAAGATGCTCGCCAAGCTCGCCAGCGACCTCAAGAAGCCCAATGGCTTAACCGTCATCACCCGTGAAGAGTTGCCCCGCCGGCTCTACTCGCTGGAGCTCCAAGCCTTTGCCGGCATCGGTCGCAACATGGAGCGCCGCCTCGCCGAACGCGGCGTTCGGACGACTCGGCAGCTATGCGCGCTGTCTCGCAACGACATGATCGAAATCTGGGGCAGTTGTGTCGGCGCTGCTTGGTGGCATGCGTTGCGCGGCGACGACGTTGTCGAGCAGCCCACGCACCGCCGCACCGTCGGCCATTCGCACGTGCTGCCACCCGAACTTCGCACCGACGAGGGCGCCCGTGGGGTCCTCGTGCGGCTGTTGCACAAGGCGGCGGCGCGGCTGCGTAAGATGGGCTACGTCGCCCGGCGGATCGAGTTCGGCGTCCGCTACGTTGGGCACGGCGGCGTGCGCGGCGGCAAGTGGCAGGCGCGTTCAACGCTCGCCCAATGCGGCGATACGCCGACGATGCTCAAGGCGCTCGATACGGCATGGCGGATGCGTGGCCCCGACGACCGCGCGGCGACGCCACTCAAGGTGTCGCTGACACTCTGGAAGCTCGAGCCCGCCGCGACGACCACGCTGCCGCTCTTCGTCGAAGACCGTCAGGCGTCGCAAGCCGCCCGCACCATGGACGCCGTGAACGCCGTCTTCGGCACGGGCTCGATGTACTTCGCATCGATGCACGAGACCCGTAACGCGGCGCCGCTGCGGATCGCGTTTACGAACATCCCCGAGATCGAGAACGCGCGAGAGTATTGA
- a CDS encoding tetratricopeptide repeat protein, with the protein MSGLRERWDALVDLAARDMPAQTVRAGRAFVRDNPEFAAAWMLVAEALSDLARYEEAEQAYAKALEHMSDDGKRLALAGLGHLFRAAGDYEQAASWYRKAIDAAPNNAGYPIYLGAVLAKQGRLHEAEEAHRTALTCDEGDISEAYWNLGSVLRSRDRFADAAECFRAALLLDPDYAEAKAALDDVLGCY; encoded by the coding sequence ATGTCAGGTCTTCGTGAACGCTGGGATGCATTGGTTGATCTCGCCGCTCGGGATATGCCAGCGCAGACGGTCCGAGCAGGCCGAGCATTTGTAAGAGACAATCCAGAGTTTGCCGCCGCCTGGATGCTCGTTGCCGAGGCGCTGTCGGATCTCGCTCGCTATGAAGAAGCTGAGCAAGCCTACGCCAAGGCTCTGGAGCATATGTCGGACGATGGAAAGCGGCTTGCCCTGGCGGGGTTGGGCCATTTGTTCCGAGCAGCCGGCGACTACGAGCAAGCGGCATCTTGGTATCGCAAAGCGATCGACGCAGCGCCGAACAATGCCGGCTATCCCATCTATCTAGGTGCTGTTCTGGCTAAGCAAGGCCGGCTGCACGAAGCAGAAGAAGCCCACCGCACGGCACTAACCTGTGACGAAGGCGATATCTCCGAAGCTTACTGGAATCTCGGTAGTGTTTTGCGATCAAGAGATCGATTTGCGGACGCAGCCGAGTGTTTCCGCGCGGCTTTACTCCTCGACCCGGACTACGCAGAAGCTAAGGCGGCGCTCGACGATGTTCTTGGCTGCTATTAA
- the trpC gene encoding indole-3-glycerol phosphate synthase TrpC — protein MTTVLDKIVAVKRQEVAQARAERPLGELRAALVDAPPVRDYLAPLSRERPDPSQAGGGGPIKLIAEVKKASPSAGLIRADFDAVEIAQTYAACGASCLSVLTDEPHFQGSLDYLKAVRAAVDLPVLRKDFLIDEHQVVEARVAGADAVLLIAECLTPAELIDLHALATDLGLTVLVELYEPANLPAVLACNPKLVGVNNRDLRTMTVDREHCIRLRQQVPPEVVFVGESGVKTHADAQRLRAAGIDAMLVGESLMRQADLPLAVKSLLGKD, from the coding sequence ATGACGACGGTACTGGACAAAATCGTCGCCGTGAAGCGACAGGAGGTCGCACAGGCCCGCGCCGAGCGGCCTTTGGGCGAATTGCGGGCCGCTTTGGTGGATGCGCCGCCGGTGCGGGATTATTTGGCGCCGCTAAGCCGCGAGCGGCCTGATCCTTCGCAAGCGGGCGGGGGAGGGCCGATCAAGCTGATCGCCGAGGTGAAGAAGGCTAGCCCCTCGGCGGGGCTGATCCGGGCTGATTTCGACGCCGTGGAAATCGCCCAGACATACGCCGCTTGCGGGGCTAGCTGCCTCAGCGTGCTGACCGACGAGCCGCACTTCCAGGGTTCGCTCGACTACCTCAAGGCGGTCCGAGCGGCCGTGGACCTCCCCGTGCTGCGGAAGGACTTCCTGATCGACGAGCACCAAGTGGTCGAGGCCCGCGTCGCCGGCGCCGACGCCGTGCTGCTGATCGCCGAGTGCCTGACCCCTGCCGAGCTGATCGACCTCCACGCCCTGGCGACCGACCTGGGCCTGACCGTCCTGGTGGAACTCTACGAACCAGCGAACCTACCGGCAGTGCTCGCTTGCAACCCGAAGCTGGTGGGCGTCAACAACCGCGACCTCCGCACGATGACGGTCGACCGGGAGCACTGCATCCGCCTCCGCCAACAAGTCCCGCCCGAGGTGGTCTTCGTCGGCGAGAGCGGCGTCAAAACCCACGCCGACGCCCAACGCCTCCGCGCCGCGGGCATCGACGCGATGCTCGTCGGCGAATCTTTGATGCGCCAAGCCGATCTTCCCTTGGCGGTGAAGTCGCTCTTAGGAAAGGATTAA
- a CDS encoding MOSC domain-containing protein: MPSLLSIQVGQPQTLDPVTGDTSQKPWTTSFFKQPISGLVRVGKLGLEGDAVADTQVHGGADKAVCVYSADRWPYWRDKLRPFLEGDGEEFGTAAFGENFSVEGLDEESVCIGDRWRIGDAEFEVSQPRQPCWKLARRWRLTKLTLWTQETGYTGWYVRVTREGTVTAGDEIELVERPLPNWTIDRANSVMYELRDDREANAELAALGPLSESWKRQLLKRLG, encoded by the coding sequence ATGCCAAGCCTACTCTCCATCCAAGTCGGTCAGCCGCAAACGCTCGACCCCGTCACGGGCGACACGAGCCAGAAGCCATGGACGACTTCGTTCTTCAAGCAGCCGATCAGTGGGCTGGTGCGCGTTGGCAAGCTTGGGCTCGAAGGGGACGCCGTTGCTGATACGCAGGTCCACGGCGGCGCCGACAAGGCGGTGTGTGTTTACTCGGCCGACCGCTGGCCTTACTGGCGCGACAAGTTAAGGCCCTTTTTAGAGGGCGACGGCGAAGAGTTCGGGACCGCGGCGTTCGGCGAGAACTTTTCTGTCGAAGGCCTCGACGAAGAGAGCGTCTGCATCGGCGACCGCTGGCGGATTGGCGACGCCGAGTTCGAGGTCAGCCAGCCAAGACAGCCGTGTTGGAAGCTCGCCCGCCGCTGGCGGCTCACGAAGCTCACCCTCTGGACACAAGAGACCGGCTACACCGGCTGGTACGTCCGCGTCACACGCGAAGGTACCGTCACCGCGGGCGATGAGATCGAGCTGGTTGAACGGCCGCTGCCGAACTGGACGATTGATCGCGCCAACAGTGTGATGTACGAGCTGCGAGACGACCGCGAGGCGAACGCCGAACTCGCCGCGTTGGGACCGCTTTCCGAGAGCTGGAAGCGGCAACTCTTGAAGCGGCTAGGGTAG
- the cbiE gene encoding precorrin-6y C5,15-methyltransferase (decarboxylating) subunit CbiE, which produces MLSIIGIGDDGLNAASAAVRDRIAAAQVLLGDERALSLLGESVKGQRVVLSGDVDQVAAQVEAVGDKPAALVVFGDPMFYGLARFLIERFGKDRFEVLPHVSSMQLAFARVMESWDEAYLTDLAIHPLATVVEKIRTAQKVGLFTNPTVGPAHVAKALLERKIDYFTAYVCENLGARDERVTRAELDDIAAGDYRSLNVMILIRRADAPDRPRDAVGRRLFGNPDDAFLQAKPKQGLLTPSEVRALALAQMDIAAASIVWDVGAGSGSVSVEAAQLARDGAVYAIEMDAEDHGLIQENCDRFDVANVIPVLGKAPEAFAKLPDPDCVFVAGAGREVTRLAEEAFARLRPGGRLVVNLISIDHIAQARESLTAASRAAGCEPNIGVWMVNIARGADQLERLSFEALKPSFLLAVVKG; this is translated from the coding sequence ATGCTCTCCATCATCGGTATCGGCGACGACGGCCTCAACGCCGCGTCGGCCGCGGTCCGTGACCGTATCGCCGCCGCCCAGGTCCTGCTCGGCGACGAGCGCGCCCTGTCGCTGCTCGGCGAGTCGGTCAAAGGCCAACGCGTCGTCCTCTCGGGCGACGTCGATCAGGTCGCAGCGCAGGTCGAGGCGGTCGGCGACAAGCCGGCGGCGCTCGTCGTGTTCGGCGATCCGATGTTCTACGGCCTGGCGCGGTTCCTCATCGAACGGTTTGGCAAGGACCGCTTCGAGGTGCTGCCGCACGTCAGCAGCATGCAGCTGGCGTTTGCTCGCGTCATGGAGAGTTGGGACGAGGCCTACCTCACCGACCTGGCGATCCACCCGCTGGCGACGGTCGTCGAGAAGATTCGCACCGCACAGAAGGTCGGCCTGTTCACCAACCCCACCGTCGGCCCCGCCCACGTGGCAAAGGCGCTGCTTGAGCGGAAGATCGATTACTTCACCGCATACGTTTGCGAGAACCTCGGCGCACGCGACGAGCGGGTGACGCGCGCCGAGCTGGACGACATCGCGGCGGGCGACTATCGATCGCTCAACGTGATGATCCTCATCCGCCGCGCCGACGCGCCCGACCGGCCACGCGACGCGGTGGGCCGTCGCCTCTTCGGCAACCCCGACGACGCGTTCCTGCAAGCCAAGCCGAAGCAGGGACTGCTGACGCCGTCCGAGGTGCGCGCACTGGCGCTCGCGCAGATGGATATCGCCGCGGCGAGCATCGTTTGGGACGTCGGCGCCGGCTCGGGGTCGGTGAGCGTCGAGGCCGCGCAGCTGGCCCGCGACGGCGCCGTCTACGCCATCGAGATGGACGCCGAGGACCACGGCCTGATCCAAGAGAACTGCGACCGCTTCGACGTGGCGAACGTGATCCCGGTGCTAGGCAAAGCCCCCGAGGCGTTCGCCAAGCTCCCCGACCCCGACTGCGTGTTCGTCGCCGGCGCCGGCCGCGAGGTGACGCGTCTCGCCGAAGAGGCGTTCGCCCGGCTGCGTCCCGGCGGCCGCTTGGTGGTGAACCTGATCAGCATCGACCACATCGCCCAAGCCCGTGAGTCGCTTACCGCCGCGTCCCGCGCCGCCGGCTGCGAACCAAACATCGGCGTCTGGATGGTCAACATCGCCCGCGGCGCGGATCAGCTCGAACGGCTGAGCTTTGAGGCGTTGAAGCCGAGCTTCTTGCTGGCGGTGGTGAAAGGGTAG
- a CDS encoding tetratricopeptide repeat protein: protein MEACRNRRIETFAAITLAMALCAIGYADEAIRLPSWIEPTSETEAVEQAAYAPAPRPFDHEPKLLTPPPRLASIGQETDSVRQVRQLEHAASTAESHHALTRLLKRCDETLASLDAPALRQQAERVASWARHARGRLVMQRGDAKKALEDLRAAVAANPKNTAALGDLAVALAEAGDQAVALETLDQLLAIDPRSVVGLQNRASLRLALGNPGLAVADCDASLAKLVDDAPDRPAVLTTRGVAFHSLGRLREAAADFDEALRLDPKLSPARTARGHVYAEAGYYEQAISDYRGALDADPESVEAYRSLAWMLATCPQPSLRSPQTAIEAAWRARRLLGSEDFLTLDASAAAHASAGEFAEAVRLQQRAVVLADPTSAAEAQQRLRLYERGKAYVAGGPAMLKR, encoded by the coding sequence ATGGAAGCGTGCCGCAACCGACGGATCGAGACCTTCGCAGCGATCACGCTGGCGATGGCGCTTTGCGCCATCGGCTACGCTGACGAGGCGATCCGCCTGCCATCTTGGATCGAACCAACCAGCGAAACCGAGGCGGTCGAGCAAGCCGCGTATGCGCCCGCGCCACGGCCGTTCGACCACGAGCCGAAGCTGCTGACGCCGCCGCCACGCCTCGCTTCGATCGGTCAGGAGACGGATTCGGTCCGACAGGTTCGGCAGCTGGAACACGCCGCCTCAACCGCTGAGTCGCACCATGCGCTGACACGCCTACTCAAGCGTTGTGACGAGACCCTGGCGTCGCTCGACGCCCCGGCGCTCCGTCAGCAGGCCGAGCGCGTCGCGAGCTGGGCCCGGCATGCCCGCGGCCGGTTGGTGATGCAACGTGGCGACGCCAAAAAGGCCCTTGAGGACCTGCGCGCAGCGGTCGCCGCCAACCCCAAGAACACCGCCGCGCTCGGCGACCTGGCCGTCGCTCTCGCCGAGGCCGGTGACCAGGCGGTTGCGCTTGAGACGCTCGACCAGTTGCTGGCGATCGACCCCCGTTCGGTAGTCGGGTTGCAGAACCGCGCCTCGCTCCGTCTGGCGTTGGGCAATCCGGGTCTCGCCGTCGCCGACTGCGACGCGTCGCTCGCCAAGCTTGTGGACGACGCCCCCGACCGACCCGCCGTGCTGACGACGCGCGGCGTCGCGTTCCACTCGCTCGGCCGGCTGCGCGAAGCGGCCGCCGACTTCGACGAAGCATTGCGGCTGGACCCAAAACTCTCCCCGGCCCGGACCGCCCGGGGCCACGTCTACGCCGAAGCCGGCTACTACGAGCAGGCGATCAGCGACTACCGCGGCGCGCTCGACGCCGATCCGGAGAGCGTCGAAGCCTACCGCTCGCTCGCATGGATGTTGGCGACGTGCCCGCAGCCATCCCTTCGTTCACCGCAAACCGCGATCGAGGCCGCTTGGCGCGCCAGGCGATTGCTCGGCAGCGAGGACTTCTTAACGCTCGACGCCAGCGCCGCTGCCCACGCATCGGCGGGCGAGTTCGCTGAAGCGGTGCGTCTCCAACAACGCGCCGTCGTCCTTGCCGACCCCACCTCGGCCGCCGAAGCACAGCAGCGACTGCGACTTTACGAACGCGGCAAAGCGTACGTGGCTGGTGGGCCAGCGATGCTAAAGCGCTAG
- the glgX gene encoding glycogen debranching protein GlgX, with translation MAKPHKTLPPMQFSYPLPYGAILREDGVQFVVYSRSATAMRVLLYKEVGDPDPSRLIELNPDTDRWGDLWSVFVPGLKSGQLYHFQADGPFQPERGHRFDPHARLIDPFAKALAGKFLPSHDGIVRPPKCVVIDDHFDWGGDRHLRRPLAESVIYEMHVRGFTQSPTSASDRSGTYLGVIDKIPYLKSLGVTAVELMPVHEYPTEESDGSKGHRKNYWGYDPMAFFAPHRGYQHGSEPGGQVREFKQMVRELHAAGIEVILDVVFNHTSEGNDHGPTFSFKGLENSVYYMLTADGSYKNYSGCGNTVNSNHPIVREMIFNCLRHWVYNYHVDGFRFDLASILSRNRNGDIVPNPPLVEYIAEDPMLSDTKIIAEAWDAAGAYQVGSFASSRWAEWNGAYRDNVRRYWRGDLGMTGPMATRLAGSSDLYQASGRQPYHSINFVTSHDGYTLNDLVSYERKHNLANGEDNRDGDNNNYAANYGVEGPTRRLPIRKLRRRQAKNFIATLMLSQGVPMIVSGDEVLRTQRGNNNAYCQDNAISWFDWRLVDRNADMLRFTQQLIALRLHQPVLRRADFLTGAPHKPGDLPDVAWYGVGGAPIDWHQTFHSLSCVLSPTGLKNEQARHVLVFMHSGGQPQEFRVPKTVLGLNWRLAIDTAAESPNDAFAETVGPQLDTSAPVVLDHHSLKCYIEA, from the coding sequence ACGGCGTTCAATTCGTCGTCTATAGCCGCAGCGCCACGGCGATGCGCGTGCTGTTGTACAAGGAGGTCGGCGACCCGGACCCATCGCGGCTCATCGAGCTGAACCCCGACACCGACCGCTGGGGCGACCTCTGGAGCGTCTTTGTCCCCGGGCTCAAGTCGGGGCAGCTCTACCATTTTCAGGCCGACGGCCCGTTCCAGCCCGAGCGCGGGCACCGCTTCGACCCGCACGCCCGGCTGATCGATCCGTTCGCGAAGGCGCTGGCGGGGAAGTTCCTCCCATCGCATGACGGCATCGTCCGGCCGCCGAAGTGCGTCGTGATCGACGACCACTTCGACTGGGGCGGCGACCGCCACCTGCGTCGGCCGCTCGCTGAGTCAGTGATCTACGAGATGCACGTCCGCGGGTTCACGCAGAGCCCGACATCGGCTTCCGACCGTTCGGGGACGTACCTCGGCGTGATCGACAAGATCCCCTACCTCAAGTCGCTCGGAGTAACGGCGGTCGAGCTGATGCCGGTCCACGAGTATCCGACCGAGGAATCCGACGGCAGCAAGGGCCACCGCAAGAACTACTGGGGCTACGACCCCATGGCGTTCTTCGCCCCGCACCGCGGCTACCAACACGGCTCCGAGCCCGGCGGGCAGGTGCGCGAGTTCAAGCAGATGGTGCGCGAGCTCCACGCCGCGGGCATCGAGGTGATCCTCGACGTGGTGTTCAACCACACGTCCGAAGGGAACGACCACGGCCCGACCTTCAGCTTCAAGGGCTTGGAGAACAGCGTTTACTACATGCTCACCGCGGACGGTTCGTACAAGAACTACTCCGGGTGCGGCAACACGGTGAACAGCAACCACCCGATCGTGCGCGAGATGATTTTCAATTGTCTCCGCCACTGGGTCTACAACTACCACGTCGACGGCTTCCGCTTTGACTTGGCGAGCATCCTCAGCCGCAACCGCAACGGCGACATCGTGCCGAACCCGCCGCTGGTGGAGTACATCGCCGAGGACCCGATGCTCTCGGACACGAAGATCATCGCCGAGGCGTGGGACGCGGCCGGAGCGTACCAGGTCGGTTCGTTTGCTAGCTCCCGCTGGGCCGAGTGGAACGGCGCGTACCGCGATAACGTCCGCCGCTATTGGCGTGGCGACCTGGGCATGACGGGGCCGATGGCGACGCGTTTGGCCGGTTCGAGCGACCTCTATCAGGCGTCGGGCCGCCAGCCGTACCACAGCATCAACTTCGTTACCTCGCACGACGGCTACACGCTCAACGACCTCGTCTCGTACGAGCGGAAGCACAATCTTGCCAACGGCGAGGACAACCGCGACGGCGACAACAACAACTACGCCGCCAACTACGGCGTCGAAGGCCCGACACGGCGTCTACCGATCCGCAAGCTCCGCCGCAGGCAGGCGAAGAACTTCATCGCCACGCTGATGCTCAGCCAAGGCGTGCCGATGATCGTCTCCGGCGACGAGGTGCTCCGCACGCAGCGCGGCAACAACAACGCCTACTGCCAAGACAACGCGATCAGTTGGTTCGACTGGCGGCTGGTGGACCGCAACGCCGACATGCTGCGGTTTACCCAGCAGCTGATTGCGCTGCGGCTGCACCAACCGGTGCTGCGTCGGGCCGACTTCCTTACCGGCGCCCCGCACAAGCCCGGCGATCTGCCGGACGTGGCGTGGTACGGCGTCGGCGGCGCGCCGATCGACTGGCACCAGACGTTCCACAGCCTGTCGTGTGTGCTCAGCCCGACCGGCCTGAAGAACGAGCAGGCCCGCCATGTGCTGGTCTTCATGCACTCGGGCGGCCAGCCCCAGGAGTTCCGTGTGCCGAAGACGGTGCTCGGTCTCAACTGGCGCTTGGCGATCGACACGGCCGCCGAGAGCCCGAACGACGCATTCGCCGAGACGGTCGGCCCGCAGCTCGACACGTCGGCGCCGGTGGTTCTCGATCACCACTCGTTGAAGTGCTACATCGAGGCGTAA
- a CDS encoding class II fumarate hydratase, with product MSSTKTNAATRTERDTMGEMQVPADALYGASTARAVENFPIANRPLAPAVIHAFGHLKAACAQANKELGKLDTRLADAIVAAAAEVAQGKHDQHFPVDIYQTGSGTSTNMNANEVIASLANEKLGLGLTTKADGGVHPNDHVNMGQSSNDTFPTAMCIAATMAIGPLLEALDRLEDELAQKAEEWDGIVKIGRTHLMDATPIRVGQVFSGYASQVAGAFEQAATAHMVVRSNLPIGGTAVGTGINTHPEFAGRVAAALTERLELGLPEADDNFGEEYDEDDFDESYVDDGGFLEAADHAEAQAAKDDFVEAHACLKTIAVSLSKIANDIRWLGSGPRSGIGELILPAIQPGSSIMPGKVNPVICESMMQVACRVIGNDATVTMAGMGGIGSIFELNVAMPVMIEAFLESASLLTNVSNVFVDKLLVDLEVNEPRCAELLDASLMTITALAPEIGYEKCAALAKQAHKENKTIKQLVGELGLMAPERLAELMDYESMTRPEAG from the coding sequence ATGAGCTCTACGAAGACGAACGCCGCCACGCGCACCGAGCGCGACACGATGGGCGAGATGCAGGTCCCCGCCGACGCCCTTTACGGGGCCTCGACCGCGCGGGCCGTGGAGAACTTCCCCATCGCCAACCGGCCGCTCGCCCCGGCGGTGATCCACGCCTTCGGCCACCTCAAGGCCGCCTGCGCCCAGGCTAACAAGGAACTAGGCAAGCTCGACACGCGCCTTGCCGACGCGATCGTCGCCGCGGCCGCCGAGGTCGCCCAGGGGAAGCACGACCAGCACTTCCCGGTCGATATCTACCAGACCGGCAGCGGCACAAGCACGAACATGAACGCCAACGAGGTGATCGCCTCGCTGGCGAACGAAAAGCTCGGCCTCGGTCTGACGACGAAGGCCGACGGCGGCGTTCACCCCAATGACCACGTCAACATGGGGCAGTCGTCCAACGACACCTTCCCCACGGCGATGTGCATCGCGGCGACGATGGCCATCGGCCCGTTGCTCGAGGCGCTCGACCGGCTCGAAGACGAGCTCGCCCAGAAGGCAGAAGAGTGGGACGGCATCGTCAAGATCGGCCGCACGCACTTGATGGACGCCACTCCGATCCGCGTCGGCCAAGTCTTCAGCGGCTACGCGTCGCAAGTCGCCGGCGCGTTCGAGCAAGCGGCCACCGCCCACATGGTGGTGCGTTCGAACTTGCCGATCGGCGGCACGGCGGTCGGCACCGGCATCAACACACACCCCGAGTTCGCCGGCCGCGTCGCCGCGGCGCTGACCGAGCGGTTGGAGCTCGGCTTGCCCGAGGCGGACGACAACTTCGGCGAGGAGTACGACGAAGACGATTTCGACGAGAGCTATGTCGATGACGGCGGCTTTCTCGAAGCAGCCGACCACGCCGAGGCCCAAGCGGCGAAGGACGACTTCGTCGAAGCCCACGCCTGTTTGAAGACCATCGCGGTCTCGCTCTCAAAGATCGCCAACGACATCCGCTGGCTCGGTAGCGGACCGCGGAGCGGCATCGGCGAGCTGATCCTGCCGGCGATCCAGCCGGGCAGCTCGATCATGCCGGGCAAGGTGAACCCGGTGATCTGCGAGAGCATGATGCAGGTCGCCTGCCGTGTGATCGGCAACGACGCGACAGTGACGATGGCGGGCATGGGCGGAATCGGCTCGATCTTTGAGCTCAACGTCGCCATGCCCGTGATGATCGAGGCCTTCCTCGAGTCGGCCTCACTGCTCACGAACGTCAGCAATGTGTTCGTGGACAAGCTGCTGGTGGACCTCGAAGTGAACGAGCCGCGGTGCGCCGAACTGCTCGACGCGTCGCTGATGACGATCACGGCGCTCGCGCCGGAGATCGGTTATGAGAAGTGCGCGGCGCTCGCTAAGCAGGCCCACAAAGAGAACAAGACGATCAAGCAGCTCGTCGGCGAACTGGGCCTGATGGCCCCAGAGCGGCTGGCTGAGTTGATGGATTACGAAAGCATGACCCGCCCCGAGGCGGGTTAG